The following are from one region of the Spirochaetota bacterium genome:
- a CDS encoding type II toxin-antitoxin system Phd/YefM family antitoxin produces the protein MAVKKTTWQLQTAKNRFSELISKAASGEPQMVTRNGKSVAYVIDVDTFKRKVAGKKSKKSVILSMPHKDITLIPPRDRDGGRNVEL, from the coding sequence ATTGCAGTGAAAAAAACAACATGGCAGCTTCAGACGGCAAAGAACCGTTTTTCGGAACTGATATCGAAGGCGGCAAGCGGCGAACCCCAGATGGTCACCAGGAACGGGAAATCGGTCGCTTATGTGATAGACGTGGACACCTTTAAAAGGAAGGTGGCGGGGAAAAAGTCGAAAAAGTCGGTAATCCTCTCGATGCCGCACAAGGACATCACGCTGATACCGCCGCGGGACCGTGACGGGGGCAGGAATGTCGAGCTATGA
- a CDS encoding type II toxin-antitoxin system VapC family toxin, giving the protein MSYLLDTCVISELIKPRPDAKVLDWFSRCDEELLYISCLTIGELSYGLGILPEGKKKNDLMVWYNDFVETYKNATLPVTDSVCARWGAERARHRLGGIQLPVIDGLIACTALEHNYTLVTRNTADYAMITVPVFNPWL; this is encoded by the coding sequence ATGAGCTATCTTCTCGATACCTGTGTTATATCGGAACTCATCAAGCCAAGGCCGGACGCTAAAGTGCTCGACTGGTTCTCCCGATGCGATGAGGAGCTCCTGTATATCAGCTGTCTGACTATCGGTGAGTTGAGTTATGGTCTGGGAATACTCCCGGAAGGGAAGAAGAAAAACGATTTAATGGTCTGGTATAACGATTTCGTCGAAACATATAAAAACGCAACCCTGCCTGTCACGGATTCGGTGTGCGCCCGATGGGGCGCGGAACGCGCACGGCACAGGCTCGGGGGGATACAGCTCCCCGTCATCGACGGCCTGATTGCATGCACGGCACTGGAACACAATTACACTCTCGTGACCCGGAATACCGCCGATTATGCAATGATTACCGTGCCGGTCTTCAATCCATGGCTCTGA